From the Companilactobacillus ginsenosidimutans genome, the window CAAATTTATTAGGGTTTCTTTCTCAGCTTCAGATCTTGTATAAATCCACCTTAGAGTATTAAGTTTTAGTGGATCCGGAACAACTATTTCAGCTTGTTTCTGATCAGTTAGCTCTTTTCTTTCCTCTTTTGTCATATCAGATGTCATTACATCATCAAAATAAATTTTATCAAAAGGTAATCTTTCAAATTCTTCTGGTGTATTCATATAATGTGGAGTTCGTTTAGTTGCCAACGAAAAATCTGTGAATTTGACTCCCGGAATCTCCAATAGAGTCGACATATCAAATAAGAAAAAAATTGGAATTGGACAATTTGCCGAAAAATCCTGATCTTTGATTTCAGCAGCAGTTTTAAATCCCTCGTTGTAATACTGTGTAGGTGTCTTTGGTCGAAAATATAGTCTAATCACTTTTTCTACTTCAATATCAGTCTGGTTAATTACGCCTAAATTTGCATTATCATTGGACATCTGAGAATTATGTTCAACAAAGTATCTAGAATGTATCTTTTTGTTTTTCAATATTTCCATTGCATTATCAATATCTGTGAAATGAAAGGCGTATTTTGGCCAATAACGTCGTTTTGACTTTCTGAGCCCAGTCTTTTCTGAATCATTAACCAAATCTTCGATAATATCCTTATACCTCATAATTATTTATCTCTCCAAATATCAAGTTGAGTAGAATCATGTATCGCAAACGGTTGACGTTTAACATTTACTTTACTTCGATCTAGTAAACCTGATTGTCTCAGCGTAGGCACTCTTGACGATGAATTATCAAGAAATGTTGTAGATATTAACTCAATATAATCTATTTTCGATAAAATACTTTTGATTAATTCAAAGTTCTTACTTCGAGTAATATTCATAGGCCAAATTTCATCATAAATTTTACCTAGACTGAATAAACTGCCCCATACATCAATAATATCTTGTTGCGACAAATACAATTCATCGTTTAAAAAAGTGACAAATATTTCGTTATCTGGCAAATCGTCAGATTCTTCCATGACTTGGATGTTTAGATTTTTTCCCTCTTCTGAACCTTCAAATGCGTCTATAAAATCTGACTTAAATTCATCCAGTAATACTGAATTGTATCCCTTTCTGAGAGCTTTTTTTATTTGCTTTACATATTCAGGATGGTTTTGCCATCCAGTATAAATATGGATATAAATGTTAATTGGTAAATCTGATAGATATTTTTCCATGAGAGGTTTAACTTGTTTGTCCCAATCTAATCCGCCATTCCCTACACCTAATTGTGGAAATGAAATAGATTCGATTCCCTTATCTGCATATGTTTCTACAAATTTCTTTAAACCGGACTCTATATATTCGATCTTTGATTTACTCCTCCAGTTTTCCTTTGTGGGAAAATTTAAGATCCATTTATTTGCTGATTTGAATAAATATAGTTTTCCAACAGTTAAACTACCATCTTGGCAATACTCTTGGTATTCTTTAAACATTTCTGGATACAATTTTTTGTATTCCAATGCGATACCCTTCCCCATCACACCAACAGTGTTCACAGTATTTACCAATACTTGTGCAGGGCTATCAAATAGATTTTGATCAACATATTCTAGTGGCATTTTTGCCTCCAATTGAGATATAAGACTTATCTTCTCATTTATTATATTACAAAACAAATTACGCAAACTCTTGCGATTACCTTTCTAAATTTCCAACTAAAAAAGACCAATCTCATCAAAATGAAATTGGTCTATTTTAATATAAATATTATGTATTATTTCTGATTCACAAATTCTTGATGCTCGATTGGTTCGTAATTTGCTCTTGGTCCACCGACATACTTTGGACGTGATCTTAATGCTGTTACGTGTGCACTTCCTAGTTCTTTAATCGTGGGTCTTACTGGTACTTGAACAAATTTTACGTGCATGCCGATTGACGTGTCGCCGATGTCCACTCCGGCTTGAGCTACTATGTGCTCTACTTCTACTGGGTCTTCAAATTGTTGGAAGGCTGCTACTGAGCAAGCTCCTCCTGCGTGCATTGCTGGTACTACTGATACTATTTCAAAACCTTTTGCTTCGGCAACTTTTCTTTCCACTACAACGCTGCGGTTGATGTGTTCGCAGCCTTGAACTGCTAGATTTATTTCTCGTGGTTTTAGTTCATCTAGCAAGGTTTTGATGATTCTTTGACCAATTTCAGGATTGGAATCTTTTCCGATATGTCCACCAACTACTTCACTAGTTGAACATCCTAAAATGAATAGGTCGTTTGGTCTTAGTTTTGCTTCCTTTAGTACATCCTCAATAATTGTTGTTAAATCTTTCTCCAAATTTTCAAAAGTCATAATTTTCTACCCCCGAGCCCAATTGGGTTTTATCTTGATTAAACTTCCGACTACTAATACTGTGACCGCAATACCGAATCCTACTTGAACTAAGTTTCCTGGAATGGATGCTAGTCCAGCTGGCCAACCGAATAATAGACTGGTTGATAGGTAGTAGCCGACCACCATAATCACGCTACCTGCTAGTAATGGTAACAACATGTTCAATAGTCCAAGCTTATGTTTTTTCGACATGTAAGCTACTGTGAAGCCTTGAAGGCCGTGAATTACTAATGAGAATAAGCACCAAACTGGGTAGCCTGAAATGATATCAATCAAAAAACCGCTGGCTCCGCCGACTACCAGTCCGACTGGATTTCCGAATAAAATTGCACTTGTGTAAATCCCCACTTCACACAATGTTACTAATCCGTGAGTTGCTGGTACTGGAATAACTACCAAGATCGACATTGCGACCGTCAAGGCAGTCAATACTGCCGCTAATACTTCTTGTCTAATTCTATTTTTTTTCATATTAATTTCCCCTTAAACGTGTGGCACCCTGCCAAACACTTCCTGAATTCTTGCCAATTGGAACACCCGATTCGATTGCATCGTGAACAAATGATTTCGCAATCGTGATTGATTCTAAAATCGATTTATCCTTAGCTAACAATGCTGTAATGGCTGCAGATAATGTACATCCGGCACCATTTGTAGTCGTGGAATTAATCTTTTTCCCCTTAATCCACTGACTGTTTTCCCCTGTTAATAAAAAGTCGTCTCCGGTTTGACTACCATTTTTGATGAGTACATTGCGGACACCAAATTGTTGAATCTTCGCAGCAGCCAACTCAATATCAGAGTTGCTAGTGATTTCCACTCCACTCAATTGTTCTGCTTCAGAAATATTTGGCGTCGTGACTGTGGCTAGTGGTAGTAAAACTTTTTCCACAGCTTCAACGTATTCGGGATCATTGTCGCTAGTGCCCTCTTTAAAGGCTAAAACTGGGTCGACTACGACTGGAATTTGGTGCTTTTTTAGCTCATTTGCGACTATATTCAAGTTATCCACAGTCCCGAGAAGTCCTGCTTTAACAGCATTCAGTGGAATTTGTGGAAAAATCGAATCTAGTTGTTCCTTGACTAGGTTTGAGTTCAATACATTTATTCTGAGGTCATCTGGAAAAATGTTGGCGACGCTGGTGATGGCGCTGACGCCGAAAACATTGAACTCTTCAAACGTCTTCAAATCTGCTTGCAATCCACCACCTGCCAGGCTGTCTGAACCTGCGATTGTTAATACATTCTCCATATGATCACCTCCTAATTCCTTCCATTATCCTAGAAACTCGTTGCTATACAACAGCCAATTGGATTGTTTTTAATCCAGCCAATTAGTATACTAACTATTAATATGTTAGTGACCTACGTAAATAATATATGGTACACAAAATCCAGGGGGAAAATTTACCTATGATAAATTGGTCGGCTGATTTGCCGGATATTAAACCTAAGTATCAAGCTATTATTCAATTAATCAAACATTTGATCCAAACTGATCAACTTATTCCTGGTCAGCGTCTTCCGGCTGAACGTAGTCTGGCTCGTTGGTTTCGAGTTGACCGTTCGACTGTCACTCGTGCTTTGGCTGAGTTATCCACACAAGATTTATTGGTCAAAAAAAGAGGTAGCGGAACTTTCGTTGCCGAGCTACCTCATTTAAAACCTTTAACTGTGAATATTAATTGGCAGACGATGCTTGAATCGGCCACTGATAACAACACTTTAGCGATGGAAGAATTGGATCAAGTCCGTGAACTCGATCGCAACAAAATTATTGATGGTGCTGCTAATGAATTGCCTTCTGACCTTATTCCTAATTTGGGGACTTTCAAGCTTAACTGGCAAGCTTATTTAAAGGATCAAAAGCATGCATCTTCCACTGGTTATCTTGATTTGATAAAAACTTTGAGTCGTCAACAAGAAATCCAGCAAAAAATTGATTTGATCAAACAAACTGTGATGATTGCGGGCGGTGCTGAACAGTCGTTGTTGCTAGTACTGAGCAGTTTACTCAAAGCCGGTGACGCGATAGCTTTTACCACGCCATCTTATTTTAATTCCACAGCAGTTTTCAGGACCCTGGGAATAAATACATACGGAGTACCACTTATCCACAGCCACTTCGACCTCGAGAAATTGGAAGAAGTGATTTTGAAGCATCGAATCAAGTTATTAATTCTGAACCCAACTTTCCAAAATCCAACTGGCGAAACCTTAACACGCAATCAACGTCAGCAAGTATTAGCCCTCTGTCAAAAATATCAAGTCGCTATTATTGAAGACGATGTTTTCGGGTGGCTAGTTAACGATCAGAATTCAGTTCCGACATTGAAATCATTAGCTCCGGAAAACGTGATTTACATTAGTTCGCTTTCCAAATTGTTAGGTTCCTCAACTAGAATTGGGTGGATAATCGCTCCACAAGCAATTGGTCAACGGTTGTTGCAGGTGCAAAAACAACTCGACATGGTACCTAGCATGTTAGCGCAAGAAATGGTTAACTCTGCCTTGACTAGTTCGGAATTCTCGTTAGGATTGATCAAACTCACAAGAGAGCTCCAGAGTCGTCGAGAAGCTGTAGCAAAACTTTTCCACAAGTATCGACCAGGGTGGAATTTCTCTGTCCCTGATGGTGGATTCTATTTGTGGATAACTCAAGATGACTCAGATATTTTCAACAAGCTTCTCCGCAAACGAATACTGGTTAAACCTGGGACAATTTATGGAGCAACAAAAAACGAGTTTCGTTTCAACGTCGCTCGTATGGATGCAAAACGGTTGAAGGAACTCGAATTTAGGTTGATGAACTAATAATGTCCTTTGCATTGAATAATACTAATATGTGAATCAGTAATTAAATAAACTAACCTGTTGTAATCATCAATTCTTCTCGACCATGTCGGATTAGCCTCGTATTTCAGTAATTCAGGTTCACCAATACCCTCACTATATCCATCGCTTAATTGACTTAATCAGTTTATTTATTTTTTTAAGGGTCTTTTTATCTTCCCCTTGCCAATACACATACTCGTTCCACCCTTGATCAATAAAGGTTAATTCTCTGTTTTTATCCATTGAATACTAGTCATCCAGGAGCTGATGAACCTCTCCTGGATTTTTTTTTGCTTGAGCAATTCTCTTCGCAAGTTCATCCATATTCTTTTTGCTATAAAATGGATCTCTTGTTTCAAAAGGAAATCCGCCTTCAATAATACTTCGTTTTACAAAAACGTTGAATGCTGTGGAGAGACTCATTCCCAAATTATTATATATTTCCATAACCCTTTCTTTATCATCCTTATCAATTCTAAAAGAGACTTGAACTTTATCAGATTTATTTGTCATAATAATCACCTCGAAGCAATTATATAGCATATTGCTACCACTTTACATTGATTCACTACCTTTCTTTTATCTATACAGATAAATTACGTAAAAGTAATGACATTCTCCCTTAAATTTTTGGTGAGATATTTCTGTTGAATTTTAAATATTGTCAATAATTCATTTCAATACAGCAACTAAATGGTTTGCCCATTCTTACTTGTGACCCACATAATAACCGATAACAATGCAACATCAAACATAACTACCCAAGTCATCATTGGTGGATAAATTGTAAGTGTAATGACCAGGCCGACAAATTTTATCAGTATATTCAAGATCATAGCCCAATTAGGTGTCGTAAATAACAATCCAAAATGTAGGTGATGGTTAGCACGGTTAAGCGCCTGAGAAATAGCAATATTACAGAAAGTTACTAATAGCACATTAATCCCATATAAGGCTTGGGCAACCGAATTATTAAAATTCGAAGCCATAATACTGGTTGTATATGGAAAAAATGATGCGAAGAATAACATCAAAAGTGAAAGAATAACAATCGAGCTATTAATCTGCTTTACCTTTTGCCAACCATTATGATGTGACAACCACATTAATCCAATCCAGAAAAATGATGTAGTGTAGGCAAAATAATTTTCGCGGAGAGCAAAAATTCCAGCCCAACTTACTTGCGTTGGTTTTTCCAATTCCAACACTAATATAGTGATTACAATAGCCAATACGGCGTCAGTGAATGCAATGAGTCTCTCTTTGTTCATATAATCTACCCCCTCTAAATTTATAGGATAAATTATACAACGACATAAAATAATATTTAACTATCCGTCATTTATACGCCTGTGTAGTTCAATATTATTTCCATTTTGAACATCTAGCATTCTTCACTTCCATTAGTCTAATCCATGTAAAATGTGTTAATATTACATAGATTAGAAGGTGATTCCATGAAGAAATTCGATTACAAAACCCTCAACAATTTCACGATTACGCCTGAGATAACTCAAAAGCTCATTCAAATTTCTGAATTGAGGGGCAAAATAGAGGCCTCATCACTAGAATCTCACAACGCTATATTAGAGCGTTTAATTGAAGTCGCTAAGATACAAAGTACCGAGGCATCCAATGGTATAGAGGGAATCCACACTACCGACACCAGATTAAAACAAATAATGGCGAGAAAGGTTATGCCTCGCAATCGGAGTGAAGAAGAAATTTCCGGTTATCGTGATGTGCTTGATTTAATCCATCAGCAATATACTTATATTCCCGTATCTTCAAATACAATCTTGACCCTCCACAAACATTTATTCAGTTTCACTGCAAGTAACTGGGGTGGAAAATTTAAAGATATCGACAATCAAATCGTAGAAACATTGCCAGATGGGACTGAAGAAATCCGCTTTGATCCACCAAAAGCATTTATGACGCCAACATTAATCAACGATTTATGTTTGGAATTCAATAATGCGATACAAAAAGATCAGATTCCTTCGTTAATACTTTGTGCAGCATTTGTTTTCGACTTCGTTTCGATTCATCCATTTCGTGATGGCAATGGACGAATATCTCGTTTATTAACCCTTTTAGTGTTATATCAAGCAAACTACGGTGTCGGAAGATATATTAGTTTGGAATCATTAATTGAGAAACTTAAACCCCAATATTATCAGGCCCTGGAGGAAAGTTCAGTTGGTTGGAGTGATAATACAAATAGTTATTTACCATTCATTAATTACTTCTTAAGTATTATTCTCCAAGCATATAGAGAACTAGATTCACGCATAACACCTACCACAAATAAGTCTGAAAATCTGGATATTTTAATACTCCAATCATTACAAAATGAACTAAGGCCTTTATCAAAACGAGACCTAATGGCTTATATTCCTCAATACGGTCAATCATCTATTGAGCATGCACTAATGAATCTATCGAATAATGGCAAAATTAGAAAAGTTGGCGGCGGTCGATCAACTAAGTATGTACTAGTCATCTAATCTATGTAAGACAGCCAATTTTTACATAGATTAAGAAATTTATCTTGGAATAATATTTAACGTAGTGCTTTTTGGACCATCCTGAATCATCGGTGACAAGTATGCACTGCCAGCGTATTTTTCACGATATGCGTCATCCACTTTATTGATCAAAGAAGGATCAGCAACATCTTTAAAACTAATTTCAAAGTTTGCACTTGCTAAATTCATCCGACCTGCTCGCTGTTGTACTGCCGACTGATACCAGCAAGAATTCTGACCGTTCCATGCTCTGACATACAATTTATCATCGACAACCACTGACCAAATCCAGGTTGGTGTTCCGTAGGTTTTCCCATCGCTGTAGAATGGCGAAATTCTCATATCATCAGCTGTAGAAAATTTTTTCAATTGCTCGGCACTCCATGATTTTTTACTAATTTCACTCATAAAACCACCTCGTTTCTACCAAGGCTGGTCTGTTGGTCCGACTGTGAACTCGTTGACGTTGGTATCTTCGGGTTGATCGATCGCAAATGCAACAACGTTTGCAATACGATCTGGTCCAATTTCATATTGATTATAAATTTGTTCCATACCCTTGGCTGATTCAGGATCAGTAATTGTATCCAACAACTCTGTCTTAATTGCGGCAGGATAAATTGTTGCAGTTCTGATATGTGAATTCTCTTGGGCGGATTCCATTCTGAGTACTTCCATCAAATCTTTAACTGCCCACTTGGTTGCTCCATAAACAGCTCCACCTGGATATGCTTTCAATCCGGCAACTGAAGATGTGGCAATAACATGACCTGATTTTTGTTCTTTAAATGTTGGCAAGATTGCGGCGATCCCGTTTAAAACACCTTTGATATTTACATCAACCATACGATTCCACTCATCAGTCTTCAAATCTGACAATGGTGAATTTGGCATTAGACCAGCGTTTAAGAACATAACATCGACTTTGCCAAAAGTTGTCTTAGCTATTTTTACTAATGATTCGTTATCATCTGGGTTAACAACATCAGTTACTTGATAAATTGCTTCTCCACCATCCTGTTTAATCTTGTCAGCCAATTGTTGTAGCTTATCCTCACGACGGGCACCTAATACCAACTTTGCACCCTTTTTAGCCAACAAAACTGCAGTTGCTGCACCGATACCACTTGAAGCCCCAGTAATAATTACCACTTTATCTTTAATCATATTTAATTACTCCTCTAATATTTATCTACAAGAAATAGATTAAAGCTTGACGGTATATATGTAAAATGCTTATATTGAATCAAAGACTATACGTTTACGTTATAGGAGAAAATTATGGAATTAAGAGTACTCAGATACTTTCAAGCTGTTGTTCGAGAGAAAAATATTAGTCGTGCTGCGGATCAACTTCACGTTTCTCAACCAGCTGTCTCACGTCAGCTAAGGAGTTTAGAAGAGGAATTAGGAACGACGTTGTTCGAACGTGGTAGTCGCAATATTGAACTCACTAGTAGTGGCGAATATTTCTCAAACCAAGTTGATCAGATACTCTCTCTCACTGATAAAACCTTGAAAAATGTACAGAAGAATCAAGATATCACTGGTTCGATTGTAATTGGTGCAGCTGAAACTCGGATTTTCCTTAATGTCGCTCAAGCAATTAATAATTTGCGGACGACTTATCCTCATATTCAAACGAACATTATTAGCACTGATGCTAACGAGGTCAGACGTAGCTTAAAATCTGGTGTTTTTGATTTCGGTGTTGTAGTTGAGCCCACAAATAAGGACAACTATGACTTCTTAACTTTGCCTGGTGAAAGTCGTTGGGGATTGCTGGTGCCTAATATTTCTCCCTTGGCAAAACAAGAGCATCTTTCTCTTGAAGATTTAGAAGATGTAGATTTAATAATATCTCGTCAAACTGTGTCGACTGATTTGATTGAGAGTTGGTACGGCAATAGCAAGCCAAAATTAAATATTGTGGCCACTTTTAGCCTAATATACAACG encodes:
- a CDS encoding type II toxin-antitoxin system RelB/DinJ family antitoxin, which translates into the protein MTNKSDKVQVSFRIDKDDKERVMEIYNNLGMSLSTAFNVFVKRSIIEGGFPFETRDPFYSKKNMDELAKRIAQAKKNPGEVHQLLDD
- a CDS encoding macro domain-containing protein gives rise to the protein MPLEYVDQNLFDSPAQVLVNTVNTVGVMGKGIALEYKKLYPEMFKEYQEYCQDGSLTVGKLYLFKSANKWILNFPTKENWRSKSKIEYIESGLKKFVETYADKGIESISFPQLGVGNGGLDWDKQVKPLMEKYLSDLPINIYIHIYTGWQNHPEYVKQIKKALRKGYNSVLLDEFKSDFIDAFEGSEEGKNLNIQVMEESDDLPDNEIFVTFLNDELYLSQQDIIDVWGSLFSLGKIYDEIWPMNITRSKNFELIKSILSKIDYIELISTTFLDNSSSRVPTLRQSGLLDRSKVNVKRQPFAIHDSTQLDIWRDK
- a CDS encoding TIGR01440 family protein — its product is MTFENLEKDLTTIIEDVLKEAKLRPNDLFILGCSTSEVVGGHIGKDSNPEIGQRIIKTLLDELKPREINLAVQGCEHINRSVVVERKVAEAKGFEIVSVVPAMHAGGACSVAAFQQFEDPVEVEHIVAQAGVDIGDTSIGMHVKFVQVPVRPTIKELGSAHVTALRSRPKYVGGPRANYEPIEHQEFVNQK
- a CDS encoding ECF transporter S component, with the translated sequence MKKNRIRQEVLAAVLTALTVAMSILVVIPVPATHGLVTLCEVGIYTSAILFGNPVGLVVGGASGFLIDIISGYPVWCLFSLVIHGLQGFTVAYMSKKHKLGLLNMLLPLLAGSVIMVVGYYLSTSLLFGWPAGLASIPGNLVQVGFGIAVTVLVVGSLIKIKPNWARG
- the thiD gene encoding bifunctional hydroxymethylpyrimidine kinase/phosphomethylpyrimidine kinase encodes the protein MENVLTIAGSDSLAGGGLQADLKTFEEFNVFGVSAITSVANIFPDDLRINVLNSNLVKEQLDSIFPQIPLNAVKAGLLGTVDNLNIVANELKKHQIPVVVDPVLAFKEGTSDNDPEYVEAVEKVLLPLATVTTPNISEAEQLSGVEITSNSDIELAAAKIQQFGVRNVLIKNGSQTGDDFLLTGENSQWIKGKKINSTTTNGAGCTLSAAITALLAKDKSILESITIAKSFVHDAIESGVPIGKNSGSVWQGATRLRGN
- a CDS encoding PLP-dependent aminotransferase family protein, encoding MINWSADLPDIKPKYQAIIQLIKHLIQTDQLIPGQRLPAERSLARWFRVDRSTVTRALAELSTQDLLVKKRGSGTFVAELPHLKPLTVNINWQTMLESATDNNTLAMEELDQVRELDRNKIIDGAANELPSDLIPNLGTFKLNWQAYLKDQKHASSTGYLDLIKTLSRQQEIQQKIDLIKQTVMIAGGAEQSLLLVLSSLLKAGDAIAFTTPSYFNSTAVFRTLGINTYGVPLIHSHFDLEKLEEVILKHRIKLLILNPTFQNPTGETLTRNQRQQVLALCQKYQVAIIEDDVFGWLVNDQNSVPTLKSLAPENVIYISSLSKLLGSSTRIGWIIAPQAIGQRLLQVQKQLDMVPSMLAQEMVNSALTSSEFSLGLIKLTRELQSRREAVAKLFHKYRPGWNFSVPDGGFYLWITQDDSDIFNKLLRKRILVKPGTIYGATKNEFRFNVARMDAKRLKELEFRLMN
- a CDS encoding Fic family protein, yielding MKKFDYKTLNNFTITPEITQKLIQISELRGKIEASSLESHNAILERLIEVAKIQSTEASNGIEGIHTTDTRLKQIMARKVMPRNRSEEEISGYRDVLDLIHQQYTYIPVSSNTILTLHKHLFSFTASNWGGKFKDIDNQIVETLPDGTEEIRFDPPKAFMTPTLINDLCLEFNNAIQKDQIPSLILCAAFVFDFVSIHPFRDGNGRISRLLTLLVLYQANYGVGRYISLESLIEKLKPQYYQALEESSVGWSDNTNSYLPFINYFLSIILQAYRELDSRITPTTNKSENLDILILQSLQNELRPLSKRDLMAYIPQYGQSSIEHALMNLSNNGKIRKVGGGRSTKYVLVI
- a CDS encoding LysR family transcriptional regulator, with the protein product MELRVLRYFQAVVREKNISRAADQLHVSQPAVSRQLRSLEEELGTTLFERGSRNIELTSSGEYFSNQVDQILSLTDKTLKNVQKNQDITGSIVIGAAETRIFLNVAQAINNLRTTYPHIQTNIISTDANEVRRSLKSGVFDFGVVVEPTNKDNYDFLTLPGESRWGLLVPNISPLAKQEHLSLEDLEDVDLIISRQTVSTDLIESWYGNSKPKLNIVATFSLIYNAALMVSAGIGYALCLDGIINTNQSDLTFVPLSPRKTSGASLVWSKGTRLSPAAEAFLNQLIIDLK
- a CDS encoding DarT ssDNA thymidine ADP-ribosyltransferase family protein, producing the protein MRYKDIIEDLVNDSEKTGLRKSKRRYWPKYAFHFTDIDNAMEILKNKKIHSRYFVEHNSQMSNDNANLGVINQTDIEVEKVIRLYFRPKTPTQYYNEGFKTAAEIKDQDFSANCPIPIFFLFDMSTLLEIPGVKFTDFSLATKRTPHYMNTPEEFERLPFDKIYFDDVMTSDMTKEERKELTDQKQAEIVVPDPLKLNTLRWIYTRSEAEKETLINLLHKENITNLDSKIRVAYTNTYFSNRNYVKKVTLSSKGYSIVNNVDDNRYQPYPLDSWEDVKYAVNPDDTDNYLNVQLKIFTDGNVYTWPQKGKKALLKQQMTRNFQKPIESYTLQMLIDNHIAYEGKCDTTDDMPY
- a CDS encoding DUF2255 family protein — translated: MSEISKKSWSAEQLKKFSTADDMRISPFYSDGKTYGTPTWIWSVVVDDKLYVRAWNGQNSCWYQSAVQQRAGRMNLASANFEISFKDVADPSLINKVDDAYREKYAGSAYLSPMIQDGPKSTTLNIIPR
- a CDS encoding SDR family oxidoreductase, which gives rise to MIKDKVVIITGASSGIGAATAVLLAKKGAKLVLGARREDKLQQLADKIKQDGGEAIYQVTDVVNPDDNESLVKIAKTTFGKVDVMFLNAGLMPNSPLSDLKTDEWNRMVDVNIKGVLNGIAAILPTFKEQKSGHVIATSSVAGLKAYPGGAVYGATKWAVKDLMEVLRMESAQENSHIRTATIYPAAIKTELLDTITDPESAKGMEQIYNQYEIGPDRIANVVAFAIDQPEDTNVNEFTVGPTDQPW
- a CDS encoding TMEM175 family protein, coding for MNKERLIAFTDAVLAIVITILVLELEKPTQVSWAGIFALRENYFAYTTSFFWIGLMWLSHHNGWQKVKQINSSIVILSLLMLFFASFFPYTTSIMASNFNNSVAQALYGINVLLVTFCNIAISQALNRANHHLHFGLLFTTPNWAMILNILIKFVGLVITLTIYPPMMTWVVMFDVALLSVIMWVTSKNGQTI